A window from Cryobacterium sp. PAMC25264 encodes these proteins:
- the folP gene encoding dihydropteroate synthase gives MARSTAAGVILPCLEVPVRTIGGRDFDFSREIAVMAVINRTPDSFYDQGATFALDVAVAAARAAVADGADWVDIGGAKFAPGPPIPVAEEIDRVVPVVSALQGSGAVISVDTFDPDVALASIRAGAHVINDTTGVHDPRMAEVVADSDATLVITHSLARPRTPYPAPQYDDVVAEVAEFLLARVDRALAHGMPAERLVIDPGHDLNKNTLHSLELTRRLGEITALGLPTLVAVSNKDFIGETLDRDRDRRVEGTLAAAVYCILQGARIVRVHNVAAAVDAVRMTEAILGFREPAYLRHNLA, from the coding sequence ATGGCCCGTTCGACCGCCGCCGGCGTCATCCTGCCATGCTTGGAGGTGCCGGTGCGCACGATCGGCGGGCGCGACTTCGACTTCTCCCGCGAGATCGCGGTGATGGCCGTGATCAACCGCACACCGGACTCTTTCTACGACCAAGGCGCCACGTTCGCGCTCGACGTGGCCGTGGCCGCCGCCCGGGCCGCCGTCGCCGATGGCGCCGACTGGGTCGACATCGGCGGGGCCAAGTTCGCCCCGGGGCCGCCGATCCCCGTTGCGGAGGAGATCGACCGGGTCGTCCCCGTGGTCTCGGCCCTGCAGGGCTCCGGCGCGGTCATCTCCGTCGACACCTTCGACCCCGACGTCGCACTGGCCAGCATCCGCGCCGGCGCCCACGTCATCAACGACACCACCGGCGTGCACGACCCGCGGATGGCCGAGGTCGTCGCCGACAGCGACGCCACCCTGGTGATCACGCACAGCCTGGCCCGCCCGCGCACGCCCTACCCGGCGCCGCAGTACGACGATGTGGTGGCCGAGGTCGCCGAATTCCTGCTCGCCAGGGTCGACCGCGCCCTGGCTCACGGGATGCCGGCCGAGCGGCTGGTCATCGACCCGGGCCACGACCTGAACAAGAACACCCTGCACTCCCTCGAGCTCACCCGCCGGCTGGGCGAGATCACCGCGCTCGGCCTGCCGACGCTCGTGGCGGTGTCGAACAAGGACTTCATCGGCGAGACCCTCGACCGCGACAGGGACCGCCGCGTGGAGGGAACCCTCGCCGCGGCCGTCTACTGCATCCTGCAGGGCGCCCGCATCGTGCGGGTGCACAATGTTGCGGCCGCCGTGGACGCCGTGCGTATGACCGAGGCCATCCTGGGCTTCCGCGAACCCGCCTACCTGCGCCACAACCTCGCCTGA
- a CDS encoding NAD(P)/FAD-dependent oxidoreductase, whose translation MSEATQQGAAGDDPVVIVGGGLAGARAAEAVRDGFGGRVVLVGEEVAAPYIRPPLSKEYLAGRADRESVDVHPLAWYAEQEIERIAGHRAAVLDRGAHRLTLDDGRSLRYSRLLLATGASPRPFPGPGASLPGVHYLRSVDDSSKLRTALAEGGRRVVIVGSGWIGLEVAATAKGYGNDVIVLGRGPVPLESAIGAELGGMFDLLHRDHGVHMGNNTTVVELEGEIRSGGTRVTGVRLSDRTLVRADLVVVGIGATPNTQLALGSGLEVDDGIAVSATFATSDPDVFAVGDVANVHHPRLGHRLRVEHWANADTAGAAAGRAVLGDTTEYDAIPYFYTDQFDLSMEYSGFGELAAGAELVFRGDRSTREFVAFWLRDGHVVAGMNVNVWDVNETVQRLIRSGMRVDAKRLADESIALEDLLVASE comes from the coding sequence ATGAGTGAGGCAACGCAGCAGGGCGCGGCGGGCGACGACCCCGTGGTCATCGTGGGCGGCGGACTGGCCGGGGCGCGGGCGGCCGAAGCCGTGCGCGACGGCTTCGGCGGGCGGGTCGTGCTCGTGGGCGAGGAGGTCGCCGCGCCGTACATCCGGCCGCCGCTGTCGAAGGAGTACCTCGCCGGTCGGGCGGACCGGGAATCCGTGGACGTGCATCCGCTTGCCTGGTACGCCGAGCAGGAGATCGAGCGGATCGCCGGCCACCGGGCGGCCGTGCTCGACCGCGGTGCCCACCGACTCACCCTCGACGACGGACGCAGCCTGCGCTACAGCCGGCTGCTGCTGGCCACTGGCGCGTCGCCGCGGCCGTTCCCCGGCCCGGGCGCGAGCCTGCCGGGCGTGCACTACCTGCGCAGCGTCGACGACTCCAGCAAGCTGCGCACCGCGCTGGCGGAGGGCGGACGACGGGTGGTCATCGTGGGCAGCGGCTGGATCGGACTCGAGGTCGCGGCCACCGCCAAGGGCTACGGCAACGACGTGATCGTGCTTGGCCGTGGGCCGGTGCCGCTGGAGTCGGCCATCGGCGCCGAGCTGGGCGGGATGTTCGATCTGCTGCACCGTGACCACGGGGTGCACATGGGCAACAACACCACCGTGGTGGAGTTGGAGGGCGAGATTCGCAGCGGCGGCACCCGGGTCACCGGGGTGCGGCTGAGCGACCGCACCCTGGTGCGGGCGGACCTGGTGGTGGTCGGTATCGGGGCCACGCCCAACACCCAGCTGGCCCTGGGCTCCGGTCTCGAGGTCGACGACGGGATCGCCGTGTCGGCCACCTTCGCGACGAGCGACCCCGATGTGTTCGCGGTGGGTGACGTGGCGAACGTGCACCACCCCCGCCTCGGTCACCGGCTGCGGGTGGAGCACTGGGCGAACGCCGACACCGCCGGCGCGGCCGCGGGTCGGGCCGTGCTCGGCGACACCACCGAGTACGACGCCATCCCGTACTTCTACACAGACCAGTTCGACCTCAGCATGGAGTACTCGGGGTTCGGCGAGCTGGCCGCCGGCGCCGAGTTGGTGTTCCGCGGCGACCGGTCCACGCGGGAGTTCGTGGCGTTCTGGCTCCGGGACGGCCACGTGGTCGCAGGTATGAACGTGAACGTCTGGGACGTGAACGAGACCGTGCAGCGCCTCATCCGTTCGGGCATGCGGGTGGATGCCAAGCGGCTCGCGGATGAGAGCATTGCTCTGGAGGACCTGCTCGTCGCATCCGAGTGA
- a CDS encoding response regulator transcription factor yields the protein MTDGPRILIVDDEPNIRDLLTTSLRFAGFAVRAVGNGAQAISAVLEEEPDLIILDVMLPDMNGFGVTKRLRSAGYTAPILFLTAKDDTEDKITGLTVGGDDYVTKPFSLDEIVARIKAILRRTMHADEDAVIRAGELTMDQDTHEVLVGDQPIELSPTEFKLLRYLMLNPNRVLSKAQILDHVWEYDFNGDAGIVESYISYLRRKVDMHSSEPLIQTKRGFGYMLKAAKA from the coding sequence ATGACTGACGGCCCCCGCATCCTTATCGTTGACGACGAACCCAACATCCGGGATCTCCTCACCACCAGCCTCCGCTTCGCCGGATTTGCCGTGCGTGCCGTGGGAAACGGTGCGCAGGCGATTTCCGCCGTGCTCGAGGAAGAGCCCGACCTCATCATCCTCGACGTGATGCTGCCCGACATGAACGGCTTCGGCGTGACCAAGCGCCTGCGTTCGGCCGGGTACACCGCGCCCATCCTCTTCCTGACGGCGAAGGACGACACCGAGGACAAGATCACCGGCCTCACGGTCGGCGGTGACGATTACGTCACGAAGCCCTTCAGCCTCGACGAGATCGTGGCCCGCATCAAGGCCATCCTGCGTCGCACGATGCACGCCGACGAGGATGCCGTCATTCGCGCCGGCGAGCTCACCATGGACCAGGACACCCACGAGGTCCTCGTCGGCGACCAGCCCATCGAGCTCAGCCCTACCGAGTTCAAGCTGCTGCGTTACCTGATGCTCAACCCCAACCGGGTTCTCTCCAAGGCGCAGATCCTCGACCACGTCTGGGAATACGACTTCAACGGCGACGCGGGCATCGTCGAGTCCTACATCTCGTACCTGCGCCGCAAGGTCGACATGCACTCCAGCGAGCCGCTGATCCAGACCAAGCGAGGCTTCGGCTACATGCTCAAGGCCGCCAAGGCATAG
- a CDS encoding cell wall metabolism sensor histidine kinase WalK, whose product MHVALMDRWSRVSLRSKITGVTVLMLTLGLLVSGVGTMVILQNYMVQQVDARLQSSAQGLSSNYLDSPFVASSANGVVDSDYFVAVFDQNGDLKARTWQDRPRSSLPLVTIPMDLQSSNALNGSIQELASADGDTEFHAVAVPFVINSSGTYGTVLLALSMQSAQNTVNTYLSIFLGFGVGVVVVGAMLTRLLVTTTFAPLREAERTAAAIADGDFSQRLGGATPNTEVGRLNRSLNTMLSRIDRAFKDRARTIDQMRRFVGDASHELRTPLVSVRGYAELYRMGALQTPEDVAQAMQRIEKEAIRMGGLVEDLLELARLDETKPLALTRVDLLPLAQDAALDAMASSPGRSITVLTSHPAEYDEEVVAPPIDLAHSTGEVADAAPLPPEPVAVSAAASAKAAAAAAKAAAKTTPKPAAVKPEQSGSTTGTISFAGATLARLRTRKPKRTDATVPSVETPDVAEAPPALDAVIMAEENKVRQVITNLMGNALRFSPADSPVELEVAVDRRNQRASVSVIDHGEGIPPQIRDKIFQRFWRADTSRARETGGSGLGLAIVASIVASHNGSVEVVETPGGGATFRVWFPLAESPAAPQALPVPQG is encoded by the coding sequence ATGCATGTGGCCCTGATGGACCGATGGAGCCGGGTATCGCTCCGCTCTAAGATCACCGGTGTAACCGTGCTGATGTTGACGCTTGGCCTACTCGTTTCCGGGGTGGGCACCATGGTCATCCTGCAGAACTACATGGTCCAGCAGGTGGATGCGCGCCTGCAGTCCTCCGCTCAAGGACTGTCGTCCAATTACCTCGACTCTCCGTTTGTCGCCAGCAGCGCCAACGGTGTGGTGGACTCCGACTACTTTGTGGCGGTGTTCGACCAGAACGGAGACCTCAAGGCTCGCACCTGGCAGGACCGGCCGCGGTCGAGCCTGCCCCTTGTCACGATCCCGATGGATCTGCAGAGCTCGAACGCGTTGAATGGTTCGATTCAGGAGCTCGCCAGCGCCGACGGCGACACGGAGTTCCACGCCGTGGCCGTGCCCTTCGTGATCAACTCCAGCGGCACCTACGGCACCGTCCTGCTCGCCCTGTCGATGCAGTCGGCCCAGAACACCGTCAACACCTATCTGAGCATCTTCCTCGGCTTCGGTGTGGGCGTGGTTGTCGTGGGCGCGATGCTGACCCGCCTGCTCGTCACCACGACCTTCGCACCTCTCCGCGAGGCTGAGCGCACCGCAGCGGCCATCGCCGACGGCGACTTCAGCCAGCGCCTGGGCGGGGCCACCCCCAACACCGAGGTGGGCCGGCTGAATCGCTCGCTCAACACCATGCTCAGCCGCATCGACCGGGCGTTCAAGGACCGCGCCCGCACCATCGATCAGATGCGACGGTTCGTCGGCGACGCCAGCCACGAACTGCGCACCCCACTGGTTTCCGTCCGCGGGTACGCCGAGCTCTACCGGATGGGCGCCCTGCAAACCCCTGAGGACGTCGCCCAGGCCATGCAGCGCATCGAGAAGGAAGCCATCCGGATGGGCGGCCTTGTCGAGGACCTGCTCGAACTGGCCCGCCTCGACGAGACCAAGCCGCTCGCCCTCACCCGCGTCGACCTGCTCCCCCTCGCCCAGGACGCCGCGCTGGATGCCATGGCCTCGTCCCCCGGCCGCAGCATCACCGTACTGACGAGCCACCCCGCCGAGTACGACGAGGAGGTCGTGGCGCCGCCCATCGACCTGGCCCACTCCACCGGTGAGGTCGCCGATGCCGCGCCGCTTCCCCCTGAGCCCGTCGCTGTCTCTGCTGCCGCTTCCGCGAAGGCCGCCGCCGCCGCCGCTAAGGCCGCGGCAAAGACCACGCCCAAACCGGCCGCGGTCAAGCCCGAGCAGTCCGGTTCCACGACCGGCACGATCTCCTTCGCCGGCGCCACGCTCGCGCGCCTGCGCACCCGCAAGCCCAAGCGCACGGATGCGACGGTTCCCTCCGTCGAGACCCCCGACGTCGCCGAGGCTCCGCCGGCTCTCGACGCCGTGATCATGGCCGAGGAGAACAAGGTGCGCCAGGTGATCACCAACCTGATGGGCAACGCCCTGCGCTTCAGCCCGGCCGACAGCCCGGTGGAGCTCGAGGTCGCCGTGGACCGGCGCAACCAGCGCGCATCCGTCTCCGTCATCGACCACGGTGAGGGTATCCCGCCGCAGATTCGCGACAAGATCTTCCAGCGGTTCTGGCGGGCCGACACGTCCCGCGCCCGGGAAACCGGCGGTAGCGGACTGGGGCTGGCGATCGTGGCCTCCATCGTGGCCAGCCACAACGGTTCGGTCGAGGTCGTCGAGACGCCGGGCGGCGGCGCCACCTTCCGGGTGTGGTTCCCGTTGGCCGAGTCCCCCGCGGCCCCGCAGGCGTTACCGGTGCCCCAGGGCTGA
- a CDS encoding WXG100 family type VII secretion target encodes MTQFQVDSEALISTTGAARATMGRIQAEVAALLGQLTALEGSWSGQAASQFQAAVSAWRTTQQHVEQSADALNQALGRAGQQYAEVEQANARLFAS; translated from the coding sequence ATGACCCAGTTCCAGGTCGACAGCGAGGCATTGATCAGCACCACCGGCGCGGCGCGCGCCACCATGGGCCGCATCCAGGCCGAGGTGGCCGCGCTCCTCGGGCAGCTCACCGCCCTGGAGGGGTCCTGGTCGGGGCAGGCAGCCTCCCAGTTCCAGGCTGCGGTGTCGGCCTGGCGCACCACCCAGCAACATGTCGAACAGAGCGCGGACGCCCTCAACCAGGCGCTCGGCCGGGCCGGCCAGCAATACGCGGAGGTGGAGCAGGCCAACGCCCGGCTCTTCGCGAGCTAG
- the groL gene encoding chaperonin GroEL (60 kDa chaperone family; promotes refolding of misfolded polypeptides especially under stressful conditions; forms two stacked rings of heptamers to form a barrel-shaped 14mer; ends can be capped by GroES; misfolded proteins enter the barrel where they are refolded when GroES binds) produces the protein MAKIIAFNEEARRGLERGLNILADTVKVTLGPRGRNVVLEKKWGAPTITNDGVSIAKEIELDDPYEKIGAELVKEVAKKTDDVAGDGTTTATVLAQALVREGLRNVAAGADPISLKRGIEKATAAVIAELISSAKEIETKEEIAATASISAGDAEIGAIIAEAIDKVGKEGVVTVEESNTFGTELELTEGMRFDKGFLSAYFVTDPDRQEAVFEDPYILIVNSKVSNIKDLLPIVDKVIQSGKQLLIIAEDVDGEALATLVVNKIRGIFKSVAVKAPGFGDRRKAQLQDIAILTGGQVISEEVGLKLENVTLDLLGNARKVVITKDETTIVEGAGDADAIAGRVQQIRNEIENTDSDYDREKLQERLAKLAGGVAVIKAGAATEVELKERKHRIEDAVRNAKAAVEEGIVAGGGVALIQAGKTAFESKAILDLVGDEATGANIVRVAIDAPLKQIALNAGMEPGVVADKVRNLPVGFGLNAATGEYVDMIAAGINDPVKVTRSALLNASSIAGLFLTTEAVVADKPEKNPAPAGDPSGGMDF, from the coding sequence ATGGCAAAGATCATTGCTTTCAATGAAGAGGCCCGTCGCGGCCTGGAGCGCGGCCTGAACATCCTCGCTGACACGGTCAAGGTGACCCTCGGCCCGCGCGGACGCAACGTCGTGCTGGAGAAGAAGTGGGGCGCCCCCACGATCACCAACGACGGCGTGTCCATCGCCAAGGAGATCGAGCTCGACGACCCGTACGAGAAGATCGGTGCCGAGCTCGTCAAGGAGGTCGCCAAGAAGACTGACGACGTCGCCGGCGACGGTACCACCACCGCCACCGTCCTCGCTCAGGCGCTGGTCCGCGAAGGCCTGCGCAACGTCGCAGCCGGCGCCGACCCGATCAGCCTCAAGCGCGGCATCGAGAAGGCCACCGCTGCGGTCATCGCAGAGCTCATCTCCAGCGCCAAGGAGATCGAGACCAAGGAAGAGATCGCGGCCACGGCCTCCATCTCCGCCGGCGACGCCGAGATCGGCGCGATCATCGCCGAAGCCATCGACAAGGTCGGCAAGGAGGGTGTTGTCACCGTCGAGGAGTCGAACACCTTCGGCACCGAGCTCGAGCTCACCGAGGGCATGCGCTTCGACAAGGGCTTCCTGTCGGCATACTTCGTCACCGACCCCGACCGTCAGGAAGCGGTCTTCGAAGACCCCTACATCCTGATCGTCAACTCCAAGGTCTCCAACATCAAGGACCTGCTGCCGATCGTCGACAAGGTCATCCAGAGCGGCAAGCAGCTGCTCATCATCGCCGAGGACGTCGACGGCGAGGCCCTGGCCACGCTCGTTGTGAACAAGATCCGCGGCATCTTCAAGTCGGTTGCCGTCAAGGCTCCGGGCTTCGGCGACCGTCGCAAGGCGCAGCTGCAGGACATCGCCATCCTCACCGGTGGGCAGGTCATCTCCGAGGAGGTCGGCCTCAAGCTCGAGAACGTCACCCTCGACCTGCTCGGTAACGCCCGTAAGGTCGTCATCACCAAGGACGAGACCACCATCGTCGAGGGTGCCGGCGACGCCGACGCCATCGCCGGTCGCGTTCAGCAGATCCGCAACGAGATCGAGAACACCGACTCCGACTACGACCGTGAGAAGCTCCAGGAGCGTCTCGCCAAGCTCGCCGGTGGCGTTGCTGTCATCAAGGCCGGCGCCGCGACGGAGGTTGAGCTCAAGGAGCGCAAGCACCGCATCGAAGACGCCGTCCGTAACGCGAAGGCAGCCGTCGAAGAGGGCATCGTCGCCGGTGGTGGCGTGGCACTGATCCAGGCCGGCAAGACCGCATTCGAGAGCAAGGCCATCCTTGACCTCGTCGGCGACGAGGCAACGGGCGCGAACATCGTGCGCGTCGCCATCGACGCTCCGCTCAAGCAGATCGCCCTCAACGCCGGCATGGAGCCGGGCGTTGTCGCCGACAAGGTGCGCAACCTGCCCGTCGGATTCGGCCTCAACGCCGCAACCGGCGAGTACGTCGACATGATCGCTGCCGGCATCAATGACCCGGTGAAGGTCACCCGCTCCGCGCTGCTGAACGCATCGTCGATCGCCGGACTGTTCCTCACCACCGAGGCCGTCGTCGCCGACAAGCCCGAGAAGAACCCGGCCCCGGCCGGCGACCCGTCGGGTGGCATGGACTTCTAA
- a CDS encoding DUF3048 domain-containing protein, translating into MTALRMTTPVRRPRSRRTGSHAWAAAVLIGAACVLTGCVTAPPTEPTPTAAAPAVAPLRGTPIDPADAEHPSLAVKIDNLPAARPQIGLERSDLVFEELVEGGLTRYAALWHSDVPDDVGPVRSIRPMDPDLLSPFGGIVAYSGGQPQFIEAMQNTPVLNVIFDQDDSGIFRRVDDRESPQDVVLSAAEVVDRHADLAPPERQFDYADSAASAGAATAGEAAGTIVTRFSDSSERSWTWDPAGSAYLRGQDGAPDLDAGGGRLVATNVVVLSVGVDRSTDVPRTILEGTGQAWVSTNGSTLPATWTKDAPAAPIKLTDADGAAIELAPGNTWIELVPTDGGGAVEILP; encoded by the coding sequence GTGACTGCGTTACGGATGACCACCCCTGTTCGACGCCCCCGCTCCCGCCGCACCGGCTCCCACGCCTGGGCTGCCGCTGTGCTGATCGGAGCCGCCTGCGTCCTGACCGGCTGCGTCACCGCGCCGCCCACCGAACCGACGCCCACCGCGGCGGCTCCCGCCGTGGCCCCGCTGCGGGGAACCCCGATCGACCCGGCCGACGCGGAGCATCCGTCGTTGGCCGTGAAGATCGACAACCTCCCCGCGGCCCGGCCGCAGATCGGCCTCGAACGCTCGGACCTGGTGTTCGAAGAGCTGGTGGAAGGCGGGCTCACCCGGTATGCCGCCCTCTGGCACTCGGACGTGCCCGACGACGTGGGCCCGGTGCGCTCCATCCGGCCCATGGACCCTGACCTGCTGAGTCCGTTCGGCGGCATCGTGGCCTATTCCGGCGGGCAGCCGCAGTTCATCGAAGCCATGCAGAACACCCCGGTGCTCAACGTGATCTTCGACCAGGACGACAGCGGCATTTTTCGGCGCGTGGACGACCGGGAATCCCCGCAAGACGTGGTGCTCAGCGCCGCCGAGGTCGTCGACCGGCATGCAGACCTGGCCCCGCCGGAGCGGCAGTTCGACTACGCCGACAGCGCGGCTTCCGCCGGGGCTGCCACGGCCGGGGAGGCCGCCGGCACCATCGTCACCCGGTTCTCCGACTCGAGCGAGCGCTCCTGGACCTGGGACCCCGCCGGCAGCGCCTACCTGCGCGGCCAGGACGGCGCGCCCGACCTGGACGCCGGCGGCGGCCGGCTGGTCGCCACCAATGTCGTGGTGCTCAGCGTCGGCGTGGACCGCAGCACCGACGTGCCCCGCACCATCTTGGAAGGCACGGGCCAGGCCTGGGTCTCAACCAACGGATCGACCCTGCCCGCGACGTGGACCAAGGACGCCCCCGCGGCGCCGATCAAGTTGACGGATGCCGACGGCGCGGCCATCGAGCTCGCACCGGGCAACACCTGGATCGAACTGGTGCCCACCGACGGTGGCGGCGCCGTGGAGATCCTGCCGTAA
- a CDS encoding cold-shock protein — translation MANGTVKWFNAEKGFGFITVDGGGQDVFVHYSAIDMHGYKVLEEGQHVVFELGTGAKGPQAESVRPA, via the coding sequence ATGGCGAACGGAACCGTCAAATGGTTCAACGCTGAAAAGGGTTTCGGCTTCATCACGGTCGATGGAGGTGGGCAGGACGTTTTCGTCCACTACTCCGCCATTGACATGCACGGCTACAAGGTTCTTGAAGAAGGCCAGCATGTCGTCTTCGAACTCGGTACCGGAGCCAAAGGTCCGCAGGCAGAGTCGGTTCGTCCGGCATAG
- a CDS encoding LytR C-terminal domain-containing protein, translating to MPTSYPKDRFDDLPHKLDRVGAHRAPGRKGRRWVAFWWALAATALLVGVGAIGLTVLNNRLNFTIPGISSQTSTGTEAASEAPTAEPVPTAEPTTDPTASVTVLNGTATTGVARSVGEVLTDSGWSVGTMSDADTEDVTTTTVYYADASLEGAARGVAALLPGSAILLSSDFAGSDATLTVVVGTDYAIPEG from the coding sequence ATGCCCACTTCGTACCCGAAAGACCGCTTCGACGACCTTCCGCACAAGCTCGACCGCGTGGGGGCGCACCGGGCCCCCGGCCGAAAGGGCCGCCGCTGGGTGGCGTTCTGGTGGGCGCTCGCCGCAACGGCCCTGCTCGTGGGCGTGGGAGCGATCGGACTGACCGTGCTGAACAACCGGCTGAACTTCACCATCCCCGGAATCTCCAGCCAGACCAGCACCGGCACGGAAGCCGCCTCAGAGGCGCCCACGGCCGAGCCCGTGCCCACCGCCGAGCCCACCACCGACCCCACTGCGAGTGTCACCGTGCTCAACGGCACGGCCACCACCGGTGTCGCCCGCTCAGTGGGCGAGGTGCTCACCGACAGCGGCTGGAGCGTCGGCACCATGAGTGACGCCGACACCGAAGACGTCACCACCACCACCGTGTATTACGCGGATGCCTCCCTGGAGGGCGCTGCCCGCGGGGTGGCGGCCCTGCTGCCCGGTTCGGCGATCCTGCTCTCCAGCGACTTCGCGGGCTCTGACGCCACCCTGACCGTCGTGGTCGGCACCGACTACGCGATACCGGAGGGCTAA
- a CDS encoding DUF3263 domain-containing protein, whose amino-acid sequence MATSGHGESDRGVDGGTALSPRDTAVLAFERRWWSHPGAKEQAIRAEFGLSAARYYQLLGALLDSPLALAHDPMLVKRLQRMRDARSQARSRRAIRPIE is encoded by the coding sequence ATGGCGACCAGCGGGCACGGCGAGAGCGATCGGGGTGTCGACGGCGGCACGGCGCTCAGCCCGCGCGACACCGCCGTACTCGCTTTCGAACGGCGCTGGTGGTCCCACCCAGGCGCCAAGGAACAGGCGATCCGGGCCGAGTTCGGCCTGTCGGCTGCCCGCTACTATCAGTTGTTGGGTGCCCTGCTCGACTCCCCGCTTGCCCTCGCCCACGATCCCATGCTGGTGAAACGCCTGCAGCGGATGCGTGACGCGCGGTCCCAGGCCCGGTCGCGCCGGGCCATCCGCCCCATCGAGTAG
- the msrB gene encoding peptide-methionine (R)-S-oxide reductase MsrB, which yields MDYEVTKSDAEWKAELSPEQYAVLRGAATERAWTGELLDEGRSGVYTCGACNAELFKSGTKFDSGCGWPSFYESVRPEAVELIEDRSLGVVRTEVRCAACGSHLGHVFDDGFGTPTGDRYCMNSISLNFTPVE from the coding sequence ATGGACTACGAGGTCACCAAGTCTGACGCCGAATGGAAGGCCGAGCTTTCCCCCGAGCAGTACGCCGTGTTGCGCGGGGCTGCGACCGAGCGCGCCTGGACCGGCGAACTGCTCGACGAGGGCCGGTCGGGCGTGTACACCTGTGGCGCCTGTAACGCAGAGCTGTTCAAGAGCGGCACCAAGTTCGACTCCGGTTGCGGCTGGCCGAGCTTCTATGAGTCGGTGCGCCCCGAGGCCGTCGAGCTCATCGAAGACCGCTCGCTGGGCGTCGTACGCACCGAGGTGCGGTGCGCGGCCTGCGGTTCGCACCTGGGCCACGTGTTCGATGACGGTTTCGGCACGCCCACCGGCGACCGGTACTGCATGAACTCGATCTCGCTCAACTTCACGCCCGTCGAGTAA
- a CDS encoding nitroreductase family protein yields the protein MSAVLDAILSRRSYSVVTADAPGRDELVPLIQAAARASDHGALRPWRIIEVRGAARIALGDALVAASGLEGPAAAKLAGKPLRAPLLLALVARHRPSHKVAAWEQDAAAVGVAHFLSLLLEDAGWGVMWRTGGHTRAEPVRQVHGLADGEELLGWLYVGGIPENVKPAVRQPVDAADHLSALPA from the coding sequence TTGTCGGCGGTTCTCGACGCGATCTTGTCGCGCCGGTCGTATTCCGTGGTCACCGCGGATGCGCCCGGCCGCGACGAGCTGGTTCCCCTGATCCAGGCGGCTGCCCGCGCCTCCGACCACGGCGCATTGCGCCCGTGGCGGATCATCGAGGTGCGCGGCGCCGCCCGGATCGCACTGGGCGACGCGCTCGTGGCGGCCTCGGGCCTCGAGGGACCGGCCGCCGCCAAGCTCGCCGGCAAGCCGCTGCGCGCCCCACTGCTGCTGGCCCTGGTGGCCCGGCATCGGCCGAGCCACAAGGTGGCGGCCTGGGAGCAGGACGCGGCGGCCGTCGGCGTCGCCCACTTCCTCAGCCTGCTGCTCGAGGATGCGGGCTGGGGCGTGATGTGGCGCACCGGCGGCCACACCCGCGCCGAACCGGTGCGGCAGGTGCACGGACTCGCCGACGGCGAGGAGCTGCTCGGCTGGCTCTACGTCGGCGGCATCCCCGAGAACGTCAAGCCCGCCGTGCGCCAACCGGTCGACGCGGCCGACCACCTCAGCGCCCTGCCCGCCTGA